GGGTCACCGAGCTGCGGGCGGGCGAGGAGTGCCGGGCCGGAGCGGTGACGGTGCGGGCGGTGCGGGCGGCACACGACGGGCGGCGGCTGCCGTACGGGCCGCGCCGGGTGCCCGCGCTCGGCTATGTCGTGCACGGCACGGCGCGGACGTACTTCGCGGGTGACACCGCGCTGTTCGAGGAGCTGACGGACGAGGTCGGGCCGTGCGATGTGGCGCTGCTGCCGGTGGGCGGCTGGGGGCCGTTCCTCGGGCCCGGCCATCTGGACGCGCGGCGGGCCGCGCAGGCGGCGGCGCGGCTGGCGCCGTCCAGCGTCGTGCCGGTGCACTACGGCACGTACTGGCCGATCGGGCTGGACGCCGTACGGCCGCACGAATTCCATGCGCCGGGCGTCGAGTTCGAGCGCCAGGTCGGCCTGATGGCACCGGAGGTGACGGTGCACCGGCTGGAGCACGGGGCGTCGGTGCGGCCGGAGGTCGAGCGGTGAGCGCGCGGACGGCGGCAGTCCTGGTGGCCGCGGCCGCGCTGCCGCGGGCGGGCGGGGTGTGGGCGAGCGTGCCGCCGGAGTCGACGCAGCAGGCGGTGGGGTATCCGTCACTGTTCCTGCTGGTGATGCTGGGTTCGCTGGTGCCGGTGGTGCCGACCGGGGCGCTGGTCAGCTCGGCCGCGGTGGTCGCGCTCCATCACACCGCGCCGTACTCCCTGCTGTTCGTCTTCCTGGTGTCGTCGTGTGCGGCGTTCCTGGGTGATGTGGGGCTGTACTGGCTCGGGCGGCGCGGCAGTCACTCCCGTAACGGCTCACGCTGGCTGTCGCGGCTGCGCGACCGCGCCGCGCCCGAGCGGCTGGAGCCGGCGCGGCGCCAGCTGCACCGGCACGGCGTGCTGGTGCTGGTGCTGTCGCGGCTGGTGCCGGCCGGGCGGATCCCGGTCATGCTGGCGTGTCTGCTCTCGGCGATGCCGCTGCGGCGGTTCGTCCGCGGTGACATCCCGGCGTGCCTGGCCTGGGCGGCGACGTACCAGCTCATCGGGGTGCTGAGCGGTTCGCTGTTCAGCGAGCCGTGGCAGGGGGTGGCGATGGCGGTCGGGCTGGCGGTGGTGATCAGCGCGGCGCCTGCCGGGTGGCGGCGCTTCGGTCCGGCCGGGCGCGGCGGCGCGCACGGCGGGTGAGGCACCCGGAACGCCCCGGTGCGCGACCGTCCCCGCTCCCGGCCGGGCCGGCTCAGGTCGCGGCCAGGCCCTCCTCGGCCCCGGCCAGCACCCGGGACGCCCCGACCGGCAGGTCCCAGAGGTCCTCGCGGGGCCGGCCGGTGGTGGCCCAGGCGGCGCGGACCCGGCGCAGCGGCTCCAGCGGCGGCTCGCCCGAGAGCAGGAACGTCGACCAGTGCATCGGCACCATGGCCCGGGCGCCGAGGTCCTGGCAGGCCCGCACCGCCTCCTCCGGGTCGGTGTGCACCGGGCGCAGCATCCAGCGCGGGTCGTACGCGCCGATGGGCAGCAGCGCCAGGTCGATGCCGGGGTAGCGGCGGCCGATCTCCTCGAACCAGTGGCCGTAGCCGGTGTCCCCTGCGAAGTGGACGCGTCGCCCGTCGGGTGCGGTGAGCAGCCAGCCGCCCCACAGGGAGCGGCAGGTGTCGGTCAGGGTCCGCTTGCTCCAGTGGTGGGCGGGCACGAAGTCGACGCGTACCGGGCCGCCGGGGGCGGGCAGTTCGACCGCCTCCCACCAGTCCAGGTCGGTGACGTGGCTGAAGCCGCGCCGGCGGGCCCAGCGGCCCAGTCCGGCGGGGAGCAGCAGCGGGGTGTCCCGGGGCAGCCGCTTGAGGGTGGGGACGTCGAGGTGGTCGTAGTGGTTGTGGCTGATCAGGACGGCGTCGACCGGCGGCAGGTCCTCCCAGCGCACGCCCACCGGGGTGACCCGGGCGGGGGTACCGAGGATCTTGCGGGACCACACCGGGTCGGTGAGCACGGTCAGGCCGCCGATCCGGATGATCCAGCTCGCGTGCCCGGCCCAGGTGAGGGCGAGGGTGGTGGCGGTGGCGGCCGGCATCGGGCCGGGTTCGAAGGGCAGTTGCTGGATCTCCAGGAGGGTGCCGGGGGCCGGGCGGAGCTTGCCCTCGCGGGCGATCCGGGCGAGCGCGCGGACTCCGGGCAGCGGCGCGGTCAGCCGGTCGGTGAAGTCCCGTGGCCAGGTGCGGGTCTCGCCCAGGGGGCGGGGCACGGCGAGCGGCGGGGCGGTGGTGGACAAGGCCGGCGCGCGGGCGGACTCGGCGTACGGGAGCCGCTCGGCGTCGGCGGGCTGCTCGGCGAGGGAGCGCTCGGTCTGTTCGGTCATCGAGGGGCTCCATTCGGGGGCGGTACCGGGGCGGGTGGAGGGTGGCGCGCGGACGGCGCCCGGGCCGGCGGCTCAGCCGTCCGCAGCGGCCGTGAGGGCGGCCAGTGCGCGCGCGAGGGCGGTCAACGCCTCGGTGATGTGCGGCAGTTCCAGCGGGTCGGGGGCGTCCAGGGCGCGTTGCCGCAGCTCCCGGTCGGTGCCGAGCAGGCCCTCGGCACCCAGCCGGACCCGCAGGGCGCCGGGCGCGTCGCCGAAGCGGTGGCCGCCGCGCGCCGCCCAGGGCGCCAACTTCCTTTCCAGCGCGGTGGATTCGACGATCCCCTGGGTGGCGAGGGGGCGGCGCAGCGGTTCGAGGTCGGCGTAGAGGTGGCCGCCCGAGCGGGGCGGGCGGCAGACCGCGCCGGCGTCGGTGACGGTGCGGTGCAGCGCGGCGGCGAGCGTGCCGTGGAGCCTGGCGACGGCGGCGGTGCGGGCGCGTACCTCCTCGGGTTCGCCGAGTGCGTGGGTGACGGCGCAGCCCAGCGGGCCGGACAGCGGGGCGTCCAGGCCGGTGAGCGCGTCCAGCGCGGCGGCCCGCAGCTCGGCGCCCCGGCCGGTGGCGGGGAACCGGGCCAGGGCCGCGGGCCAGGCGGCGGGCACGAGGGTGGCCCGCAGGTCGGTGAGGACCACGACCCCGTCGGGCAGCATCTCGGCGGGGCTGAGCACGACGGTGTCGTGCGGATCGTGCAGCAGGTCGCGGCGGGACTCGTCGCTGAGCACCCAGAGCCCCTCCTCGGCCGCCGCCTCGCACACCTCGTGCAGCTGTTCGGGCGCCGGGCAGGTGCCGGTCGGGTCGTCGGCGACGGAGAGCACCAGCACCCGCGGGGCGTCGCCGTGCATCCGGGCCCGGCGGACGGTCTCCAGCAGCGCGAACGGATCGGGCATGCCGCCCGACTCCGCGGGTACGGGCGCCAGGTGCACCGGCCGCCCGAGCAGCCGGGCGGGGGGCGCGTACCACTCGGCGCAGGGCCGCGGCAGCACCACCCCGCCGTCGGCCGCGGCGTACAGCGCGAGCAGCAGGGCTCCCGCCCCGGGCGCGGCCAGGACCTGGCCGGGGGCGGTGTCCAGACCGCGGCGTTCCCAGTAGCCGCAGGCGGCGGTGCGCAGCGGGCCCGCGCCGCCCGGCGGCTCGGCGTCGGTGCGGCCGGCGGCCGCGGACAGGTGCGCGGCGAGGTCCGGGAGGACCGGCAGGCCCGGTGGCGGCTCCGGCTGCGGCTCCGGGACGGTCCGCTGCATCCGTACCTCCACTCCACGACGGCGGGTCGATCGTGGGCCCGTCAGATGAGGGACGGCCCCGACCACCTTTGCAGATCGCGGGGGTGCCGCCCGGGGGCGACACGTCAGCGGGGGCCTAATGGGCCGAGCGCGCCACCGCTTCGTAGTGATGCACCGTCACCACCGCTCCCCTCCCCCAGTCCTGCTGCTCGGTGCGGCGGCGGACCCAGCCGCGCCGCTCGTAGAGGGCGATGGCGTCGGTGTTGGTCGACTGCACCTCCAGGACGGGGCGCAGGCCGCGGGCCGCCGCCGCCTCCTCGACGGTCCGCAGCAGGCGCGGGCCGAGGCCGGTACCGCGGGCGGCGGGGGCGACGAACAGCCGGCTGACCTCGCTCCCGCACAGCGCCGCGTGGCCGACGATCCGGCCGTCCACCTCGGCGACCCAGGCGGCGCTCAGCCCCTCGGGGGTGAGCCAGCGCGGCGGGTCGTCCGGCCAGTGGTGCGGATAGCCGCTGTGGGTGTGAACCTGGGCGAGTACGGCCACGCAGGCATCGAGGTCGGTGTCCCGTCGTCTCCTGATCATCGGGGCATGCAAGCACGTTTCGGCCTCTTCGGGGTACAGGAGCCGCATGCGATCACTACTGAGCAACCTCGACCGGCGCGCCTTCGACCTGATCGCCAGGCGGGAGTGGCCGGGGGCGCAGCGGGTGCTGCCCCGGCTGACCCGGAGCGCCAATCACGGACTGCTGTGGATGGGCATCGCGGCGGGCGCGGCGGCGCTGGGCGGGCGGCCGGCACGGCGGGCGGCGCTGCGCGGGGTGGCCTCGCTGGCCGTCGCCTCGGCGACGGTGAACACCCTCGGCAAGCGCTCCGTGAGACGGACCCGGCCCCTGCTGGACAGCGTGCCGGTGATACGGCAGCTGTCCCACCAGCCGTTCACCTCGTCCTTCCCGTCGGGGCACGCAGCCTCGGCGGTGGCGTTCGCGACCGGGGTCGCCTTCGAGAACAAGTGGTGGGGGCTGGCGCTGGCGCCGGTCGCCGCGTCGGTGGCGTTCTCCCGCGTCTACACGGGCGTGCACTATCCGGGCGATGTGCTGGCGGGGGCGATGCTGGGGGCGGGTGCCGCGTTCGCCGTACGGGGTTTCGCGCCCACCCGGGCCCAGCTGGCGCCGCCGGCCCGGCCGCGCGCCGAGGCGCCCGCGCTGCCCGGCGGGCGCGGTCTGGTGGTGGTGGCCAACCAGGGTTCGGGGGCGCGCACCGGCAACCGCCCGGACCGGAGCGACGAGGTGCACGGGGTGCTGCCGGAGGCCGAGGTGGTGATGTCCGGCGGGGACGGGCAGCCGCTGGAGAAGGTGCTGGAGGAGGCCGCGGAACGGGCGCGGGAGCTGGGCGGTGCGCTGGGCGTGCTCGGCGGGGACGGCACGGTCAACGCCGCGGCGGGGGTCGCGGCGCGGTACGGGCTGCCGCTGGCGGTGCTGCCCGGCGGGACGCTGAACCACTTCGCCTACGACCTGGGGGTGGAGACCGCCGCGGCGGCGGCGCGGGCCGTGGAGACCGGTGAGGCGGTCGCGGTGGACCTGGCGCGCTTCCGGACCGGGTCGCACCGGCAGGGGCAGAACTTCCTCAACACCTTCTCGATCGGGGTGTATCCGGAGCTGGTGCGGATCCGGGAGCGGTGGGCCGGCCGGATCGGCGCCTGGCCGGCCGGGGTGCTCGCGGCGTGGGAGGTGCTGCGCAGCGCCGAGCCGCTGAGCGTGGAGATCAACGGCCGGCGGCGGGAGGTGTGGCTGCTGTTCGTCGGCAACTGCCAGTACCGGGGGCTGGGGTTCGCGCCGGTGCGCCGGCACGACCTGGCGGACGGGGTGCTCGACGTGCGGGTGGTGCACGGTGGCCGGCTGGCCCGGACCCGGCTGCTCGCCGCGGCCCTGATGGGGACGCCGCGCAGCTCGCCGGTGCTCGGCGAGGCCCGGCTGCGGCGGCTGCGGATCGGCGGGCTCCCGGACGGTGCGTCGGTCGCGTTCGACGGTGAAGTGGCCAGCACCACCGGCGAGTTGACGTTGGAGAAGGACCTGGAGGCGCTGACGGTCTATCGCCTGCTGCCCGAGTAGCGGAGCAGCGCCTGATCACATCATGAGACACCACTCTCATGATGCGAGACCACGGCGTACGGTGGGAACTCCCCGCCGAAGCGTTGCGAAGGAGTCGGACCATGCCGCAGGAGACCGCCGTCTACACCCACGGCCACCACGAGTCCGTACTGCGCTCCCACACCTGGCGCACCGCCGCCAACTCGGCCGGTTACCTGCTCGGTTCGCTGAAGCCGCACATGCGGATCCTGGACATCGGCTGCGGGCCGGGCACCATCACCGCCGATCTGGCGGCGCTGGTCCCGGAGGGGCAGGTCACCGGCCTGGAGTACGCGCCGGAGGTGCTGGCGCAGGCGCGCGCCACCGCCGCCGCGCGCGGGCTGGACAACGTCGGATTCGCGGTCGGCGACGTGCACGCGCTGGACTACCCCGACGACACCTTCTGCGTCGTGCACGCCCATCAGGTGCTCCAGCACGTGGGCGATCCCGTCCAGGCGCTGCGCGAGATGCGCCGGGTCACCAAACCGGGCGGGATCGTCGCCGTCCGCGATTCGGACTACTCGGCGATGACCTGGTACCCGGAGGTGGCGGGCATGACCGACTGGCAGCGGCTGTATCTGCGGGTGGCCCGCGCCAACGGGGGCGAGCCGGACGCCGGACGCCGGCTGCACGCCTGGGCCCGGCAGGCCGGTTTCGCGCCGGAGGCGGTCACCGCCACCGCCGGCACCTGGTGCTACCGGACCCCGGCCGAGCGGTCCTGGTGGAGCGAGCTGTGGGCGGACCGCACGGTCAGTTCCTCGTACGCACGGATCGCGGTCGACGGCGGGCACGCCACACCGGAGGAGCTGGACCGGGTCTCCCGGGCCTGGCGGGCCTGGGGCGCCGAGGAGGACGGTTGGTTCGCGGTGCTGCACGGCGAGATCCTCTGCCGGGTGTGACCGGGTGCGGAGCCGTCCGCCGTGACGCGGACGGCTCCGCACCGTCCCCCTGACGGCTCAGCCGCACCCCCTTTCGAGCAGATAAATCCCATTTATGCCGGTATGGATGAGTCGTGACCCGACAACGACTGGCCTCCATAGCCGCGCTGACCGCAGCCCTGGCGGCGGGCTGCGGTACCCAGCCGACCGCCGCCCCCGACCACCCCTCCCCGCCCGCCCGGCCGGGCGCCGCCCAGGCGTCCACCGCGCCCGGCTTCACCCTCCTGGCCACCGGCGACGTGCTGCCGCACGGCGAGATAATCAAGCAGTCCGGCAGCGACGCGCACGGCGACGGCCATGACTTCCACGCGATGTTCGCCGGGGTGAAACCGGTGGTCTCCGCCGCCGACCTGGCGATCTGCCACATGGAGACGATCTACGCCAAGGACAGCGGGCCGTTCACCGGCTACCCCGCCTTCAAGTCCCCGCCCCAGGTCGCCGCCGCCCTCAAGGACGCGGGCTACGACTCCTGCTCCACCGCCTCCAACCACACCCTGGACGACGGCGCCGACGGTGTGCGCCGCACCCTCGACGCGATGGACGCGGTCGGTCTGCGGCACACCGGCTCGGCCCGCTCCGCCGCCGAGGCCGCCCGGCCCGATCTCCTCCCGGCCGGCGGCGCGAAGGTCGCCCAGCTCTCGTACACGTACGGGACCAACGGCATCCCGCTGCCCGACAAGGCGCCCTGGACGGTCAACCTGATCAACCAGAAGAAGATCATCGAGGATGCCCGGGCGGCCCGCAGGGCGGGGGCGGACGTGGTCGTCGTCAGCATCCACTGGGGCACCGAGTGGCAGCAGCCGATCGATGAGCAACAGCGCACCCTGGCACGGGCGTTGACCGCCTCGCGGACCGGTGGCCGGCCGGACGTCGACCTCATTCTGGGCACCCACGCGCACATCCCGCAGGCGTACGAGAAGGTCAACGGCACCTGGGTCGTCTACGGCATGGGCGATCAGCTCGCGGGCCACATGTTCAACCACAGCGACCAGCCGGACGGCCGCGGCAACCTGAGCTCGATGGCCCGCTTCACCTTCGCCGCGCCGGCCCGGCCGGGGCAGCGCTGGACGGTCCGCAAGGCGGAGTTCATCCCCCAACTCACCGACGTCAACGACCGGTTCCGGATCGTCGACCTCAACGCGGCGCTCGCGGCGCAGCCCGGCCGCGGCGACTACGCCAGGGCCCGCGACGCCATCCGGGCCGCCGTCCTGGCCCGCGGCGCGGATCGGTCCGGGCTGATCATGGCCAAGTGATCGCGTACCGGCGGGCGGCCCAACTAGGGTTGCCCGCATGGACATTCTCGGGACCTCATTGCGGGTGTGCGTCGGTGATCTCAATGCCGCGATCGACGTCTATGAACGGCTGACCGGCGCCGAGGCGATCCGTTTCCAGCGCGGCGGGGTGGCGGTCGCGGCCGTCGGGTGCTTCTTCCTGATGAGCGGTCCCGAGGCGGAGCTCTCGGTGCTGCGGAAGATCACCGCCACGCTCGCCGTGCAGGACGTCGACGAGGCGGTGGCCGACCTGAAGGCCGTCGGCGCGGACATCATCGCCGGTCCGCTGCCGACGCCCATCGGCCGCAACCTGGTGGCCCGCCACCCGGACGGTTCGATCTTCGAGTACGTCGACCGCCGGGCGGAGGGCTGAGCAGCCCCCGCCCCTCGTCACGGGCCGGTGCTCAGGACACCTCCAGCACGATCTTGCCGCGGGTCCGGCCCTCCTGGCTGCGACGGAACGCCTCGGCGGCCTCGGACAGCAGGAAGACCGCGTCGACGTGCACCGTCAGCTTTCCGGCGTCCGCGAGTTCGCCGAGCGCGGTCAGACCGGCGCTGTCCGGACGCACCCAGACCAGGTGGCCGCCCTTCTTTGTGACCTCGCCGTCGGCGATGGAGGCGACCCGGCTGCGGTCCTTGAGCAGTTCCTGTGACACGTCGACGACGCCACCGCCGACGAAGTCCAGCGCCACGTCGACGCCTTCGGGGGCCAGCGCGCGCACCCGGTCGGCGAGGCCCTCGCCGTAGGTGACCGGCTCGGCGCCCAGGGAGCGCAGGAAGTCGTGGTTGCGTTCACTGGCGGTGCCGATGACGCGGACGCCCTGCGCCACCAGGATCTGGACGGCGAGCGAGCCGACTCCGCCGGCCGCGGCGTGCACCAGGGCCGTCTCGCCCGCCGCGGTGCCCACCCGGCGGATCGCCTGATAGGCGGTCAGCCCGGCGAGCGGCAGCCCGGCGGCCTGCTGCCAGTCGAGCGCGGCGGGCTTGCGGGCCAGGGTCCGCACCGGGGCGGCGACCAGCTCGGCGTAGGTGCCGTGCTGGATCCCGTCCTTGCGGACGTAGCCGATGACCTCGTCACCGACCTCGTACTCGGGGACGTCCGCGCCGAGCGCCTCGACCACACCGGCCACGTCCCATCCGGGGACGAGCGGGAAGTACGTGTCCACCATCGGGTCCAGATAGCCCGCGAGGATCTTCCAGTCGACGGGGTTGACCCCGGCCGCCTTGACCCGGATCAGGACCGAGTCCGGGGCCACCTTGGGGTCGGGCCGGTCGCCGTACTCGAGGACGTCGGGGTCGCCGTACTGCTTCGCACTGATTGCCTTCATGATCGGCGCAACGCATGCCGGACCGGGATCATTCCGGCCCGGGGAGAAGGTCACCGGATCGGCACAATCGGCCCGCGCCGGCCCGGTCAGCCGGGCTGCGCGCCCAGGGCGCGCAGCAGGAACGGCAGCAGTTCGCGGATCGCCGCCTCACCGGAGGAGGAGTCGCCGGCCGTGCCCGCGTGCGCCGCGTCGGGGGTCAGGAAGAGCTTGCTGACCATCGAGCCCACGACCAGGTCGGCGAGCACGTGGGAGTCCTTGAGCGGGGGGATGTCGCCCCGGTCGACCGCGCGGCGCACCACCGCGGCGGCCCGGTCGCGGACCGGCTGGATGATCGCGGTGTCCAGGACCCGGGCCAGCGCCTCGTTGTGCGCGGCCTCGCCGATGAGGACGTGCAGCAGCCGGCCGCCGGGGCCCTGGAGCGTGCCGGCCTTGTCGCGCAGCAGCACGGCCAGGTCGCCTTCGAGGCTGCCGGTGTCCGGGCTCGACACCTTCAGCCGCACCAAGGCGGTACTGGACAAGCCCCTGGGCTGACGCCCGCCCGGCGGCGGGCTACACCGGCCGCATCCGGTACTCGTACCGCTCGGGGAGCGGGTGCTCGGCGCGGGCGCGGGCGCGGACGTCCTCGGTGACCGGGCCGCCGTCCGCGACCAGTCGCTCGGCGATGGCGTACCAGGTGTCGCCGAGCGTCTCGTCGCCCTCCCGCAGATCGGCGATCTCGAAACCGGCGTCGAAGATCTCCCGGGCGGCGGCCGGCCGCCCCTGGGCGAGCCGGACCCGGGCGGTCAGCAACCGGAAGCATCCGCGGTCCCGTTCGGCCCGTGGCAGCCCCGCCAGCAGCGCGTCGGCGGCCTCGGTCCGGCCGACGGCGAGCAGGGCGGGGACGGCCTCCCGGGCGAGCGCGGTGCGCACCGCGTGCCGGACGCGGGTGTGCGGGCCGTCCGCCGCCTCCGCGCGGGCCGCGGCGGCAGCGGCCTCCGCGTACCGGTCGGCGGCCCGGGCCGGCTCGCCCGCGGCGGACTCGGCGACGGCCAGGCAGTACAGCGGCAGCGCGCCGGCGCCGTGGGCGAGCGCGCGCTCCCAGCTGCGGGCGGCCTGGGCGCGGTCCCCGGCCTGCCACTGGGCGAGGCCCAGGTGGTAGTCGGTGGCCGGGCCGGACGGCGCGGACTCCAGCAGATCGCGCCAGGCCGGCGCCGTCAACGCCGCGCCGGGCAGGGGTTCTTCGGCGGGCAGGGTCCCGGTCCGCAGCAGCGTCAGCCAGGGTTCCTGCTCGGGTCCGAGGGTGGCCGCGGCGAACGGTGTGCCGGGCAGGTCCAGGCCCGCCCTGGCGACCTCCAGCGCGCCCCAGCCGGAGCCGGTGGCCAGCGATTCCTTGGGTTCCCGGTCGGCGTACGGCAGCCAGGCCGCGTAGGCGGCGTCGACATCCGCCCGCGGCAGGGCCTCCTCCAGTCGCTCCGCGACCTCGCCACGGGCGGCCGCCCAGTCCGTGCCGTGCACGGTCGACGGGTCGGCCGCCAGCG
The sequence above is a segment of the Streptomyces lydicus genome. Coding sequences within it:
- a CDS encoding TetR-like C-terminal domain-containing protein is translated as MSSTALVRLKVSSPDTGSLEGDLAVLLRDKAGTLQGPGGRLLHVLIGEAAHNEALARVLDTAIIQPVRDRAAAVVRRAVDRGDIPPLKDSHVLADLVVGSMVSKLFLTPDAAHAGTAGDSSSGEAAIRELLPFLLRALGAQPG
- a CDS encoding CapA family protein, with protein sequence MTRQRLASIAALTAALAAGCGTQPTAAPDHPSPPARPGAAQASTAPGFTLLATGDVLPHGEIIKQSGSDAHGDGHDFHAMFAGVKPVVSAADLAICHMETIYAKDSGPFTGYPAFKSPPQVAAALKDAGYDSCSTASNHTLDDGADGVRRTLDAMDAVGLRHTGSARSAAEAARPDLLPAGGAKVAQLSYTYGTNGIPLPDKAPWTVNLINQKKIIEDARAARRAGADVVVVSIHWGTEWQQPIDEQQRTLARALTASRTGGRPDVDLILGTHAHIPQAYEKVNGTWVVYGMGDQLAGHMFNHSDQPDGRGNLSSMARFTFAAPARPGQRWTVRKAEFIPQLTDVNDRFRIVDLNAALAAQPGRGDYARARDAIRAAVLARGADRSGLIMAK
- a CDS encoding MBL fold metallo-hydrolase, with product MTEQTERSLAEQPADAERLPYAESARAPALSTTAPPLAVPRPLGETRTWPRDFTDRLTAPLPGVRALARIAREGKLRPAPGTLLEIQQLPFEPGPMPAATATTLALTWAGHASWIIRIGGLTVLTDPVWSRKILGTPARVTPVGVRWEDLPPVDAVLISHNHYDHLDVPTLKRLPRDTPLLLPAGLGRWARRRGFSHVTDLDWWEAVELPAPGGPVRVDFVPAHHWSKRTLTDTCRSLWGGWLLTAPDGRRVHFAGDTGYGHWFEEIGRRYPGIDLALLPIGAYDPRWMLRPVHTDPEEAVRACQDLGARAMVPMHWSTFLLSGEPPLEPLRRVRAAWATTGRPREDLWDLPVGASRVLAGAEEGLAAT
- a CDS encoding MBL fold metallo-hydrolase; protein product: MEVTWWGHATVTVEDSGVRVLTDPLFVRRLGHLRRRRGPLPPPEAARADVVLVSHLHADHLHPASLARLAPGTRLVVPRGARAAVPALRRVAVARELRVTELRAGEECRAGAVTVRAVRAAHDGRRLPYGPRRVPALGYVVHGTARTYFAGDTALFEELTDEVGPCDVALLPVGGWGPFLGPGHLDARRAAQAAARLAPSSVVPVHYGTYWPIGLDAVRPHEFHAPGVEFERQVGLMAPEVTVHRLEHGASVRPEVER
- a CDS encoding aminotransferase class I/II-fold pyridoxal phosphate-dependent enzyme, with the translated sequence MQRTVPEPQPEPPPGLPVLPDLAAHLSAAAGRTDAEPPGGAGPLRTAACGYWERRGLDTAPGQVLAAPGAGALLLALYAAADGGVVLPRPCAEWYAPPARLLGRPVHLAPVPAESGGMPDPFALLETVRRARMHGDAPRVLVLSVADDPTGTCPAPEQLHEVCEAAAEEGLWVLSDESRRDLLHDPHDTVVLSPAEMLPDGVVVLTDLRATLVPAAWPAALARFPATGRGAELRAAALDALTGLDAPLSGPLGCAVTHALGEPEEVRARTAAVARLHGTLAAALHRTVTDAGAVCRPPRSGGHLYADLEPLRRPLATQGIVESTALERKLAPWAARGGHRFGDAPGALRVRLGAEGLLGTDRELRQRALDAPDPLELPHITEALTALARALAALTAAADG
- a CDS encoding bifunctional phosphatase PAP2/diacylglycerol kinase family protein produces the protein MRSLLSNLDRRAFDLIARREWPGAQRVLPRLTRSANHGLLWMGIAAGAAALGGRPARRAALRGVASLAVASATVNTLGKRSVRRTRPLLDSVPVIRQLSHQPFTSSFPSGHAASAVAFATGVAFENKWWGLALAPVAASVAFSRVYTGVHYPGDVLAGAMLGAGAAFAVRGFAPTRAQLAPPARPRAEAPALPGGRGLVVVANQGSGARTGNRPDRSDEVHGVLPEAEVVMSGGDGQPLEKVLEEAAERARELGGALGVLGGDGTVNAAAGVAARYGLPLAVLPGGTLNHFAYDLGVETAAAAARAVETGEAVAVDLARFRTGSHRQGQNFLNTFSIGVYPELVRIRERWAGRIGAWPAGVLAAWEVLRSAEPLSVEINGRRREVWLLFVGNCQYRGLGFAPVRRHDLADGVLDVRVVHGGRLARTRLLAAALMGTPRSSPVLGEARLRRLRIGGLPDGASVAFDGEVASTTGELTLEKDLEALTVYRLLPE
- a CDS encoding VOC family protein, translating into MDILGTSLRVCVGDLNAAIDVYERLTGAEAIRFQRGGVAVAAVGCFFLMSGPEAELSVLRKITATLAVQDVDEAVADLKAVGADIIAGPLPTPIGRNLVARHPDGSIFEYVDRRAEG
- a CDS encoding GNAT family N-acetyltransferase gives rise to the protein MIRRRRDTDLDACVAVLAQVHTHSGYPHHWPDDPPRWLTPEGLSAAWVAEVDGRIVGHAALCGSEVSRLFVAPAARGTGLGPRLLRTVEEAAAARGLRPVLEVQSTNTDAIALYERRGWVRRRTEQQDWGRGAVVTVHHYEAVARSAH
- a CDS encoding class I SAM-dependent methyltransferase yields the protein MPQETAVYTHGHHESVLRSHTWRTAANSAGYLLGSLKPHMRILDIGCGPGTITADLAALVPEGQVTGLEYAPEVLAQARATAAARGLDNVGFAVGDVHALDYPDDTFCVVHAHQVLQHVGDPVQALREMRRVTKPGGIVAVRDSDYSAMTWYPEVAGMTDWQRLYLRVARANGGEPDAGRRLHAWARQAGFAPEAVTATAGTWCYRTPAERSWWSELWADRTVSSSYARIAVDGGHATPEELDRVSRAWRAWGAEEDGWFAVLHGEILCRV
- a CDS encoding DedA family protein — translated: MPRAGGVWASVPPESTQQAVGYPSLFLLVMLGSLVPVVPTGALVSSAAVVALHHTAPYSLLFVFLVSSCAAFLGDVGLYWLGRRGSHSRNGSRWLSRLRDRAAPERLEPARRQLHRHGVLVLVLSRLVPAGRIPVMLACLLSAMPLRRFVRGDIPACLAWAATYQLIGVLSGSLFSEPWQGVAMAVGLAVVISAAPAGWRRFGPAGRGGAHGG
- a CDS encoding NADP-dependent oxidoreductase encodes the protein MKAISAKQYGDPDVLEYGDRPDPKVAPDSVLIRVKAAGVNPVDWKILAGYLDPMVDTYFPLVPGWDVAGVVEALGADVPEYEVGDEVIGYVRKDGIQHGTYAELVAAPVRTLARKPAALDWQQAAGLPLAGLTAYQAIRRVGTAAGETALVHAAAGGVGSLAVQILVAQGVRVIGTASERNHDFLRSLGAEPVTYGEGLADRVRALAPEGVDVALDFVGGGVVDVSQELLKDRSRVASIADGEVTKKGGHLVWVRPDSAGLTALGELADAGKLTVHVDAVFLLSEAAEAFRRSQEGRTRGKIVLEVS